From the genome of Triticum aestivum cultivar Chinese Spring chromosome 3B, IWGSC CS RefSeq v2.1, whole genome shotgun sequence, one region includes:
- the LOC123071716 gene encoding cytochrome c oxidase subunit 2-like — protein sequence MILRSLSCRFLTIALCDAAEPWQLGSKDAATPMMQGIIDLHHDIFFFLILILVFVSRMLVRALWHFNEQTNPIPQRIVHGSTIEIIRTIFPSVILLFIAIPSFALLYSMDGVLVDPAITIKAIGHQWYRTYEYSDYNSSDEQSLTFDSYMIPEDDPELGQSRLLEVDNRVVVPSKTHLRMIVTPADVPHSWVVPSSGVKCDAVPGHSNLTSISVQREGVYYGQCSEIRGTNHAFTPIVLEAVTLKDYADWVSNQLILQTN from the exons ATGATTCTTCGTTCATTATCATGTCGATTCCTCACAATCGCTCTTTGTGATGCTGCGGAACCATGGCAATTAGGATCTAAAGACGCAGCAACACCTATGATGCAAGGAATCATTGACTTACATCACGATATCTTTTTCTTCCTCATTCTTATTTTGGTTTTCGTATCACGGATGTTGGTTCGCGCTTTATGGCATTTCAACGAGCAAACTAATCCAATCCCACAAAGGATTGTTCATGGAAGTACTATCGAAATTATTCGGACCATATTTCCAAGTGTCATTCTTTTGTTCATTGCTATACCATCGTTTGCTCTGTTATACTCAATGGACGGGGTATTAGTAGATCCAGCCATTACTATCAAAGCTATTGGACATCAATGGTATCGGA CTTATGAGTATTCGGACTATAACAGTTCCGATGAACAGTCACTCACTTTTGACAGTTATATGATTCCAGAAGATGATCCAGAATTGGGTCAATCACGTTTATTAGAAGTTGACAATAGAGTGGTTGTACCATCCAAAACTCATCTACGTATGATTGTAACACCCGCTGATGTACCTCATAGTTGGGTTGTACCTTCCTCAGGTGTCAAATGTGATGCTGTACCTGGTCATTCAAATCTTACCTCCATCTCGGTACAACGAGAAGGCGTTTACTATGGTCAGTGCAGTGAGATTCGTGGAACTAATCATGCCTTTACGCCTATCGTCTTAGAAGCAGTGACTTTGAAAGATTATGCGGATTGGGTATCCAATCAATTAATCCTCCAAACCAACTAA